A part of Perca fluviatilis chromosome 15, GENO_Pfluv_1.0, whole genome shotgun sequence genomic DNA contains:
- the slc25a19 gene encoding mitochondrial thiamine pyrophosphate carrier: protein MVGYDPGAVCTAFSPEEAAMAGSAAGMVTRALISPFDVLKIRFQLQIERLSSCRPEGKYQGLFQASRCIYSEEGLSAFWKGHVPAQLLSICFGAVQFASFELMTEVVHKSTLYDSQTAGVHFMCGGLAACSATVVCQPLDTLRTRFAAQGETKVYRNLRHAVSTMCRSEGVLTFYRGLSPTLMAVFPYAGLQFFFYNVFKKLLAPPATAGNSGGDLRSLVSGSGAGIISKTMTYPFDLFKKRLQVGGFEAARVHFGQVRSYRGLVDCMVQIAKEEGVRGFFKGLSPSLVKAALSTGFTFFWYEFFLNAMHNLKERRRTNGFTRDLGER from the exons ATGGTGGGCTATGACCCTGGGGCTGTGTGTACAGCCTTCTCACCAGAGGAGGCAGCCATGGCTGGGTCAGCTGCTGGGATGGTCACCAGGGCCCTCATCAGCCCCTTTGACGTGCTCAAAATCAGATTTCAG CTGCAGATTGAGCGCCTGTCTTCATGTAGGCCCGAGGGGAAGTACCAGGGATTATTTCAGGCATCCCGGTGCATTTATTCAGAGGAGGGACTCTCTGCTTTCTGGAAGGGCCACGTCCCTGCACAGCTCCTCTCCATCTGCTTCGGGGCTGTCCAG TTTGCCAGTTTTGAGTTAATGACAGAGGTGGTCCACAAGTCGACGCTGTATGACAGCCAGACAGCAGGAGTTCACTTTATGTGTGGTGGTCTGGCGGCATGCTCTGCTACAGTGGTCTGCCAGCCTCTGGACACACTGCGGACACGCTTTGCAGCTCAGGGAGAAACCAAG GTTTACAGGAACCTGCGTCATGCTGTGTCTACAATGTGCCGCTCAGAGGGAGTGCTAACATTTTACCGTGGCCTGTCTCCAACACTGATGGCAGTGTTTCCTTATGCTGGGctgcagttcttcttctacaATGTCTTTAAGAAACTGTTGGCTCCACCAGCTACAGCTGGAAACTCAGGAG GGGACCTAAGAAGCCTGGTCTCTGGCAGTGGAGCTGGAATAATCAGCAAAACAATGACATACCCCTTTGACCTCTTCAAGAAGAGACTGCAAGTGGGGGGCTTTGAGGCAGCCAGAGTTCACTTTGGACAG GTGCGGAGTTATAGAGGCCTGGTGGACTGCATGGTTCAAATAGCCAAAGAGGAGGGCGTCCGAGGCTTCTTCAAAGGCCTCTCACCCAGCCTTGTGAAGGCTGCACTATCAACAGGCTTCACCTTTTTTTGGTATGAATTTTTCCTCAATGCCATGCATAACCTAAAGGAAAGGCGGAGAACAAATGGCTTCACCAGAGACCTTGGGGAAAGATAG